A stretch of DNA from Cryptomeria japonica unplaced genomic scaffold, Sugi_1.0 HiC_scaffold_1480, whole genome shotgun sequence:
TATACTTAGAAATTGTCTTTATCAACCTTAGTATTTATCATAAAATCTATGTCTTGATTTCAAAGATTCTAACTTCAGAAGTGGCAAGCCTTTTGGTATCACTCTCATCCTTGTAAGGTctaaaaattttgttttttgtatataGTTATATCTTTCATGATAGGGTTTTTCATTCATCAAGGGGTTTACTTCTATCACACGTCAATGGTGGCTTTCCTCCATAATGAGGTTGGTGCTACCACTTGATCTATATAAGGCTTGTACTTACTTAAAATCCATTTACTTTAAGTCTAACACATTGGCTATCTTAATCATATCAATGTATTTGTCTATGGAgctcaaaataccaaaacaaaggtTTGACTTTGGCAAGCCCCTAAATAGCCCCTAACATTTTTCTCATTCTTTGTGTGCAAGTTTAGGTAAAAAATAATCTAAAGGTGAGTATTTTAGGAACCCAATAATTAACATTTATTGGATGAAAATGTGGGCACACTGCAGTCTACGTGGAACATGTCTATAGTGGGTTTTATCCATATTGAGTTAGGTGCTACCACTTGATCTGATATGAGATTTCCGCCATATAAAGGTTTGTTCTTACTAAATTTCTATTTACTTTAAGTGTATTTTACTTTGAATAATTTTTATCATATCGATCTATCTATTTATGGAGGCTAAAAGACAAAAATGGGGATTGGACTGAGGTAATCACCTAAATATCCCCACAAAAAATTCTTTCTttctatgttcatgttccagtttgAAATAATCTATAGGTGATTATTCTAGGAATCTAACAATTGATTTTGATTGGATAATAGTTTGGACACAATATAGTTCATATGGTTCATTGGCACCCAGGGCTAAGATCTTACTTGATTGGTAACAAGTTTCTTTATATCTCCACTTTACCTTTATGTAACTTTTATCTTATTACCTTTCTATAATTTACTATAATAAGGGCCTAGTATTTTGACCTTAAACAACCCTAGTTGTAGGGTTAAAGCATAAAGTTGATTTCACTTCTCGAGAACGTTTTGGACATAACCTAAAACACGAAAAATACACTAATAGAAATAAGATCCCATTGTTTTGAGCCTAAATTTATAAAATGGGATCCTATTATTTTAAAAATAGGATctcattatttaaaaattatctctaataaaaaaaattagaaatggtCAAAAAAGAAATGAAATCCCATTTTGAAAATATGATCCCTTTTTTTAAGAAATGAGCTCCCATTTTAAAACTAGATTCCTCTTTAAAATGAGATCTCATTTCTAAAAACATAATGACACCACGTTTTTTAAATGAGATCCTATTTGTTAAAATTTTTATGAGAGTATTTCTTTTTGCTGTGGGTTTTGGCTCAGAAAAGGCTTGAGGAGCTGACCCTTAGCCTTTGACTTGAtttgacctacaacttgaaggGAATGCTAATGTAACTAGAAAAGAGTGACTTTGGACATATgtctgaaaaatattttttatagaattttttaatggaattcaaaattgttgtagatgagaccatgtCGATTTTGAATATATAAATTTTTAACAATTGGTGCATTTTATGtatcttttaaataatttttagTGATGAAGCCCCTTGATCATCCTACATCATTTCTCTCAAAAATGTCCTCCCCTTTTCCCTAAAAGTCTGAAAGCTAACCCTTGTGTGTGACACCACCCCATTGGTTATGGACATGGCCCTAAAGCTACACCATATAGAGGGAAAAAACCCATCTATACTCCTAGTAGCTCCATCACTAAGAACACCAATGGTACAGGAAACATTTTGGTTAACTTATTAAAAAATAGCCctactacctctccctccctcactATTGATATTTCTCATAATGAGATAGATAAAGATGAGAAAACCTCATCCTCAAGTGAAAGAAGGTCATTTGGAGACCATTGAAGCTTACGAATGTCACTAAAATTGCTACTTCTATTGATAAAGCTCTCCTTGAGGATGAAACTAGTGAATAGTTTGAAGACTCTTCCTTTAATGGTGAAGGTACATAGAGTAGTAAGGAAACCCTCAATTATCCCTTTAAATCATATTCTTGATGACTCCTTTTACCACACCCCATCTATTGAGATTCATTCCTACGATGCTCTTGAGGGGATTAACATCGTACACAATTATAGCgatgaagatgaagacaaatgGGCTAATAATGGTGTTACTAGAGAAGAAAATTCCTTCCAAAATTGGCATGTGTTAGCTATTGAACTGGAAGACCTTGGTGCCTAGGTGGATAATTTGGGGACCCTCCAAAAATTATCTTATCTATGAGAAGAATAGGCAATGGGTCATTCATATAGAGAAAGGAATTGAGAAATTGGTGAAGATTAATAGGAACCTAATTCAGAGATCCATATAGGAGTGGTGACAATTGGTGGGaagattgaaagaaagaaaaagaaagagccaGTTAGAAAGAACTAAGGAAAAGATAACCGCAAAAATATCAATGTCTTCTCCTTGGGAAACTAAGATGGATTATATGTTGGATGACTAGGCCTATATTTCTTAATGTCCATCTATTTTTTAATCATGTTTTTTTCTATGTTGTTAGTTGCTCTTAGCTAGATATTTTTTAATCCTAgttctattattttttatatttactatttataAACTCTTCATCTCGCGCTATTTTGTGAAATTTCTCTCCAATCCCTATGGTAGTTTTCAttattttttgatggttttttataTGGACCTATAATAGGTTTTGCTCCTTCCCCACTTGATATAATTATAAACATTCATAGGTTATCATGTGCATAACTATGAATCCATTAAACATTATTTGGTTGTTTTCTGATttacatgtggattatttatttacaatatatagtaAATAATATATTGTAGCATGTTGAAATTAATAAGatatgatatttttattatttatttaaatgattacaaatatattttaataattatgtAGTTATTTattggtttaatatttaattttatactTCATAACCTATTATTAAGATGAGGAAAATTATAATGCACTCATAAACATTACTCAATTCACATAGATAGAGAGTTTAGAGGAAGtaaatgaaggaatgaataaagaaaaaagtgaagaaggaacacaattgagaaagaaaaaagagatttaaaatacaaattaaaaaaaatttcataaaaaactagttaaaaataataaataagaaaAATTAGAAATATCTAGATAAACCTAGCATAGAAAGAAACTACCACATggtcatccaaataattgaatAAAAGAGAAAAATATCATGATGATGTcaatattgaaaataaattttgaagaTTGAAGAGTATTTCTTTAAGACTCTTGGCTTGCATCCACTTGATTTAATATTGATTCTTTTGAAGTAGCTTCTAGTGTTTTTCGTGTATATTTATTGTGGTGCTTCTTAGGTTACCATGACTACTAGAGATTTCCACCTCCTTAAATTCCCTCAATTTTGTCTCTCCATATTTTTTGTAGGAGTTTAGGTTTGATGATGCATCATAGGGTAACTCTTAGTCAAAAGATCTAGGGGCTTTGGtcaacaactattcaacaagataTCCTTACTAAACCACAAAAAGTTAtgcttctccatattcacaaatttgacAAAGCAAAAGATTAATTAGTTAGTTTACTCTAATAGGATATTTGGAAAGGGTCTCtcttaaaatcaaattaaaatattaaatcaaCAAGGTCTAGGTCCCATATGCAATTCAACTTGATGTGATGCAATATCATTGTTTATTTCTCTTTTCTATTGTACTATATTAAACCATGCAAAATTTATCCTTGAGCATTGTCCTTAATCTATAGTCTACTCCACTTTGTTTGTTTCCTCGCCCTAGATTACATATTTCATCCTCTCTAATGTAAAATATCTATGTTTCATTTCTTAGGTGGTGTTTCTTGATTTATCTAGGCCATGTTAGGATATGTTTCTATCATAAATATCTATATATTTGTTTAGGATTTTTCTACACTTTGAACTAGAGAAGTTTTTCTTTGACCCCAGAAGAAGTTATATGTAGAAGTGAATCTCTCTTTGTATGTAAAAGAGACAGTACACATTCAAACTAGATGGATGCGAAGTACTTAATGTATTGTCTATTAATTTTCACAATACTTAGTATTCATGTCAATATTATAATAATAGTTTAGGGATTTCCCTTTGGAATTCCCTCATTCTATACCTACTACTCCACCCACTTCTAGATTTTTATGTCTCATAGGTAAGAAAACAATTTTGGTCTATATCGGTCAGTTACAATACAAATAATCTTCAAAATGACAACCCCATAACTAAGACATCCTCAATTTTtggtaattattttaaaaaaatgtaaaaacTATAGTTTCAAAAACTCTCTACATAAGAAATTATTTTGACTCACGTCATGTGATGAATTTAATGAGTAAAAATATTCTCAAAAATCATTCGAGGAGTTAGTTTTGGTATATCCAAATCTACCATCACTCAGTATACTTACTTCCTTTGTGCAACTACATAGCAAAGAATCCTCAACCCACTAAGTTAGCTATAAAAGGGGATTATATGCGAAAGAAATGGGACCTATGAAGCCTCCCATCTCATTATGCAACTTTAATTCAAAAGAAACATTTTTATACAATAATTAGTCAACTCTACATGAGTTAGATAATAGGTAGATTACTCTCAACACTTGTCATCATTTGTGTCTCCTAGAATGCTTGAGGTCAATAGAGGTTCTTTTAATGACTCATTACAATTTTCTAAGGTTTCATATTctttaatagtttaaaatttatagtgTTTTTCTTTCCAATGGCACGATGCACTACTTTTCCTTCTATCCACTTTCTATGGTACAATTTATCTATATCGTTAGTTTATCAAGGATTTGAACTCACCACTTAAATATTCTATGCTCtttaacacattagtaatttgtCCTCCTAAGTTACTAATGTTGACAAATCTACCTTCTAGACATAGATCacaatttaaatgtttttttaaagCTCAGGGTTTGTGTAATGATTTTAACATGTTTCAAATGAATTTTGATAAATGTGGTGCATTTCCTATGTGGATTGGATAGTTggaataatataaaatttattctAATAAATTTGGGTGTTATGATCTCGATATTGGTCTCTACCATAATCATATTATAGATTATATATGGATAAACCTCAAAGATACAATTAATATGTTACTAAAATAATTGGAAAAATGTACAAGAATCATTTCCAAACCAACATTAATAGAAAATCTGCCAAACCTAACAGTCATATGGTATGGGTTCATCTAGTAGACATACTGGATAACTACTGCCTCATCCCTGACCGAAAAAAAGCTCCTACTCCAAAGTGTCAGACACAACTTGCTATCATTATTATCAACATTAGTTAGCATCGACGCCAACAAAACAAGAAGAGTTACTTGCGTCGCTCGGTGGCCAAGCGAGAAGAAAACCCCGTCTAAGACATCAGGCCACTATTTGCAATTCACTGTATTTGAACAGCACCATAAGCTGCCATATATGAACTAATAATCCGTTCAACAATGTAAATTGGGTAAGTTTGATATTAAAGTATTCTGCATTTACGGGAGCTAAAGGAATGGATGATAAAGGCTTAAGATTTTAGTGTCGGTACGTAGTGTAATCTGCAAATTCTCGTCGTCGAAGGGGTGGATGATGCATTCAGATTTCAATGTCGGTAGTCAATAAGACAACCATATTTGTTTCTTTCTAGCAATGGCAATGGGGACCTTGTCTGAGTCAGGATACATATCCAATTTGAGATAATAGTCACGCGAGAATTTAGTCTGCTCttggaacaacaaataatggtatCAATTATGTGGATGAGAGATCGCCACGTAAGCTTTGGTGGTAAAATTAGCGTTCACATAAACGGTAGTTTTGGATGCTACAAAGTATCCTCCTATGTAAAAAGTTTAGGATTTCGTGCATGCAATTTTTAATAAACATTTggtaaaagtacacaaaaatatcTCCAagtaaaattatgaaatatctcatGTGCAAATTGTTTTGCTTGATGGTAATGTAGATCATTCGAGTCATACGCTGGCGTGTTGAAAGCCTATAAATAGGAAACACCATTCTAGAGCTTCTCAAACCAAGTTGTTTATCTGTTCATGTTTGGGACTTAGTAATGGCGTCTCGTACGAAGATAATATGTTATATTTTGGTGGGCCTCATATTGGTATGTACACTCATTGACAGAGCGGTGGGGGAAGAGAAGTATTATAATGGTGGGCACGGTGGTGGTGGGTATGGTGGTGGAGGTCATGGTGGTGGTGGGTATGGTGGTGGAGGTCATGGTGGCGGTGGACATGGTGGGTATGGCGGTGGAGGACATGGTGGTGGAGGCCACGGTGGGTATGGTGGTGGCGGGCATGGTGGTGGGAGAGGTGGCCACGGTCCTCCTGGCCATGGACCTGAGAATTAAGGGGTTCTAGTTTCATCTAGATCGACAGCAGAAGTAGCAAATATATGCTATGAATTATATAATAAAGCTGGTTTCGATTGCTCACTTGCACCCTGATTCTAAAATGTATTTTATGTGAAAATGCTTaatatgaaatgggaaaagaattcGAATATTGTAAAATTATGCTGCTGAATATATAATAGAGATAATAAGTTTGAGATACATATTAGAGTTTTTTTTGGCTTGTCTTTAATGTTATATAAGCTTAGTTTGATGCCAGAGGTATCATCTAAACTATTTTTACATCGAAGATTTCACTACTTTTATATTCTTTtaatatgttttaattttttttgaatgagTACAAGAAAAAGTATTGTGATATGCTGAAATTTATAATAAATGTGACATTTTAATAATTGTGAGAATTTATTTTGTATTAATTACATAGATATGTTTTGTAccaatatatttaattatatcg
This window harbors:
- the LOC131054411 gene encoding glycine-rich cell wall structural protein translates to MASRTKIICYILVGLILVCTLIDRAVGEEKYYNGGHGGGGYGGGGHGGGGYGGGGHGGGGHGGYGGGGHGGGGHGGYGGGGHGGGRGGHGPPGHGPEN